One segment of Rhodanobacter thiooxydans DNA contains the following:
- a CDS encoding DNA cytosine methyltransferase, with translation MPLQVNVIDIFAGPGGLGEGFTNFSPDAKHHPFRIRVSAEMESSAHRTLTLRSFYRKTIALDGRAPKEYYQFLEKVSHGDAQSAGDFFSNSAYASLWREATLEARQLVLGTEDGDKELAGMVSRIHNSGDALVLIGGPPCQAYSLVGRARNARNSSFHTKGDHKHYLYRSYLGLLAEYKPDIFILENVKGILSSTVAGKGMFGQIVSDLSNPTAAMGSTGKRSMESEYVLLPLLTGDMGAEDPRSFVVKAETLGVPQARHRVIIMGVRRAVFGSISQSPVLAKNEEPVHLRDVLKDLPALRSGLSSGFDTGSAWLSEVRHQRRRLMGMLGRDAMDLKHHLRHLNFGPSLERSSSVYADEYLSPRHSHYFRDPRLRHVLNHETRSHMNDDLGRYLFTSVYSAERKRSPVSGEFPPELYPDHKSWSLGQFADRFRAQSPIHPASTITSHLSKDGHAFIHWDPEQCRSLTVREAARAQTFPDNYLFLGGRTQQYVQVGNAVPPLLAQRIAEVVWSLLVNRRKH, from the coding sequence ATGCCCTTGCAAGTAAATGTAATAGACATCTTTGCTGGCCCCGGCGGCCTCGGGGAGGGGTTCACCAACTTCTCGCCAGATGCCAAGCATCACCCGTTCCGCATCCGTGTCTCCGCAGAGATGGAATCCTCGGCCCATCGCACGCTGACCTTGCGCTCCTTCTACCGAAAGACCATCGCGCTGGATGGCCGCGCTCCCAAGGAGTACTACCAGTTCCTTGAGAAGGTCTCCCACGGGGATGCCCAGTCCGCCGGGGACTTTTTCTCGAATAGCGCCTATGCATCGCTCTGGCGCGAAGCCACTCTCGAGGCCCGCCAGTTGGTCCTCGGCACAGAGGACGGCGACAAGGAACTTGCCGGGATGGTCTCGCGGATCCACAACTCGGGCGACGCCCTGGTCTTGATCGGGGGCCCTCCCTGCCAAGCCTATTCACTGGTAGGTCGGGCACGGAACGCCAGGAACAGCTCCTTCCACACCAAAGGGGACCACAAACACTACCTGTACCGTTCATATCTTGGCCTGCTCGCCGAGTACAAGCCGGACATCTTCATCCTGGAGAACGTCAAGGGGATCCTCTCGTCGACTGTTGCCGGGAAAGGCATGTTCGGCCAGATCGTGAGCGACCTCAGCAATCCAACTGCGGCCATGGGATCAACGGGCAAGCGGTCCATGGAGTCCGAATACGTTCTCTTGCCACTCCTCACCGGGGACATGGGAGCTGAGGATCCACGCTCCTTTGTGGTCAAGGCGGAGACCTTGGGTGTTCCACAGGCCCGGCACAGAGTCATCATCATGGGGGTCCGTCGGGCCGTGTTCGGCTCAATAAGTCAGTCCCCCGTGCTGGCCAAGAACGAGGAACCGGTGCATCTACGCGATGTCTTGAAGGATCTTCCCGCGTTGCGGAGCGGCCTGAGCTCTGGTTTCGACACCGGCTCGGCATGGCTGAGCGAGGTCAGACACCAACGGCGACGCCTTATGGGCATGCTGGGCCGCGACGCCATGGATCTCAAGCACCATCTGCGCCATTTGAACTTCGGCCCGTCCCTCGAACGATCGTCGTCCGTGTACGCCGATGAATACCTTTCACCAAGACACAGCCACTACTTCCGTGATCCCCGTCTCAGGCATGTGCTGAACCACGAGACGCGCAGCCATATGAATGACGACCTGGGCCGCTATCTCTTTACGTCTGTGTATTCAGCCGAGCGAAAGCGCTCACCCGTCTCCGGCGAGTTTCCTCCGGAGCTGTATCCAGACCACAAAAGCTGGTCCTTGGGACAATTTGCCGACCGCTTTCGCGCTCAGTCGCCGATCCACCCGGCGTCAACCATTACAAGCCATCTCTCCAAAGATGGTCACGCATTCATTCACTGGGATCCAGAACAGTGCCGTAGCCTCACCGTTCGCGAAGCCGCGCGGGCCCAGACGTTTCCCGATAACTATCTGTTCCTGGGTGGGAGAACACAGCAGTACGTCCAAGTGGGCAATGCTGTCCCGCCATTGCTGGCCCAGCGGATCGCCGAAGTTGTGTGGTCACTGCTTGTGAACAGGAGAAAGCACTGA
- a CDS encoding sigma-70 family RNA polymerase sigma factor, whose translation MTEAIATNPEEQSTPLDALDMFVADDSESGISDQSIADNELLVDTLVAEWSDLMRRSEDTGSGFDDGIESHIGRDLERQFTDAHRTKQLERRSNIVDAFSAARDRGWITAAELADILPNGAATEEAISEIALHLDAAGIAIIQSCPEEGAEPLDATPCGYLEDLDDEVAIAEGMGSCIPIYQPRVGWISSPHDPLRTFVHHIAKKPLLSKYEEISLGRRVVAALQPVAQLIHDHPAILDWPKLRCAIRPPYMLVGGRDREVSLEAPATLDSAKADPEDLEDLEDRDEESMVSESADDAATDLWALARAICKASTNINPPSELGTHANRIAASALSTAEAIRNIFAESNFKLVFSIATRYMGRGLEISDLVQEGVLGLLRGIEKWDPERGWKLSTYATWWIRQSITRALADKGGEIRIPVHMMEKLNQVFGVQRTLERELGRAPSTEETAAALNTDAAFVTRTMRMRRTIVDIATLDPESEWVTGGDSAIDHACQENSNAQIDMALSSLDKREAEVVRLRFGIAMDGELTLEEVGKRFGVTRERIRQIEKKALMRLRHPSRAAGLADLLDSQP comes from the coding sequence GTGACCGAAGCAATAGCCACCAATCCAGAGGAACAGTCGACGCCACTGGATGCGCTCGACATGTTCGTCGCTGACGATTCCGAAAGTGGGATCAGCGACCAGTCCATCGCCGACAACGAATTGCTTGTCGACACGCTCGTGGCTGAGTGGTCGGACCTCATGCGGCGCAGCGAGGATACCGGCTCCGGGTTTGACGATGGCATCGAATCACATATCGGTAGAGATCTGGAGAGGCAGTTCACCGATGCTCATCGCACAAAACAGCTGGAGCGCAGATCCAATATCGTCGACGCGTTTTCGGCGGCACGGGATAGAGGCTGGATCACCGCAGCCGAGCTGGCGGACATACTCCCGAACGGCGCGGCAACTGAGGAGGCCATTTCCGAGATTGCGCTCCATCTCGACGCCGCCGGCATTGCCATTATTCAGAGCTGCCCTGAGGAGGGGGCTGAGCCGCTGGATGCGACACCATGTGGCTACCTGGAGGATCTCGACGACGAAGTGGCCATAGCCGAAGGCATGGGGTCATGCATACCGATCTATCAACCCCGTGTCGGATGGATAAGCAGTCCGCATGATCCCTTGCGCACGTTCGTGCACCACATTGCAAAGAAGCCTCTGCTGTCAAAGTACGAGGAAATATCACTCGGCCGCCGTGTCGTGGCGGCTCTGCAACCTGTGGCACAGTTGATCCACGATCACCCGGCAATCCTCGATTGGCCCAAGCTGCGGTGCGCCATACGGCCGCCATATATGTTGGTAGGCGGCCGAGACAGGGAAGTCTCCTTGGAGGCACCTGCCACCCTGGATTCAGCCAAAGCAGACCCCGAGGACCTCGAAGACCTCGAAGACCGGGATGAGGAATCCATGGTGTCCGAATCCGCCGACGATGCAGCGACGGATCTCTGGGCACTTGCGCGCGCCATATGCAAAGCGTCAACGAACATCAATCCGCCAAGCGAACTTGGCACCCATGCGAACAGGATCGCAGCGAGTGCGTTGAGCACTGCAGAAGCCATAAGAAACATATTTGCCGAGTCGAATTTCAAGCTCGTTTTTTCGATCGCGACCAGGTACATGGGTCGTGGACTGGAAATATCGGACCTCGTCCAAGAAGGGGTTCTTGGTCTCCTGCGCGGTATCGAGAAATGGGATCCAGAGAGGGGCTGGAAGCTTTCGACGTACGCGACTTGGTGGATCAGGCAGTCAATCACGAGGGCTCTCGCTGACAAGGGAGGCGAGATACGCATTCCGGTGCACATGATGGAGAAGCTGAACCAAGTGTTTGGCGTGCAACGGACTCTCGAACGTGAACTGGGGCGAGCACCATCGACTGAGGAAACCGCCGCAGCCCTCAACACCGACGCAGCCTTCGTCACCCGCACGATGAGGATGAGGAGAACGATTGTGGATATCGCCACGCTGGATCCCGAATCAGAGTGGGTAACCGGCGGAGACAGCGCCATCGATCACGCATGTCAGGAGAACTCCAATGCGCAGATCGACATGGCGCTGTCTTCCCTAGACAAGCGCGAGGCCGAGGTCGTGAGGCTGCGCTTCGGTATCGCAATGGATGGCGAGCTCACCTTGGAGGAGGTCGGCAAGCGATTTGGTGTCACGCGAGAGCGGATACGCCAGATTGAGAAAAAGGCGCTGATGAGGCTGCGGCATCCTTCCCGCGCCGCGGGCCTGGCTGATTTGCTGGACTCACAGCCATGA
- a CDS encoding ATP-binding protein: MKTKSCPPRASAMIESLRGMGYTTGSAIADVIDNSISAGATLIQLDFGWHGKDSFIRISDNGHGLTAEELDQAMVLGSTNPLESRSTSDLGRFGMGLKTASLSQCRRLTVAAKVDTEVNYRCWDLDVLATSTGDDWTLLLEPFPSSRGLCQETLESGFATVVLWEGLDRVVTPGFQERDFFDLIDEVERHLAMTFHRFLEGQSPQVRLYINGNTQNERVRPWDPFMRAHDATMATPVEILHGGVAVQGYVLPHRDKMSNAEFEAGSGPAGWVSRQGFYVYRGNRLLVTGSWLGLGEGRPWPKDDLHRLARISLDLPNTLDHEWRIDIKKSTARPPVHLRSRLVELAKSVRADARRVFTHRGEVRSDGEARTITPAWMVSASTVGARYRIDEAHPVIARILEESGPYAGRIRQMLRVIEETVPVQRIWLDSAETVDKEPSTIDDGVPDDLMDLLREEYRSLITSKGFSPDQARRQLSSTAPFHRFPKAIALLGDNRQHNAGATP; the protein is encoded by the coding sequence ATGAAGACGAAAAGCTGCCCACCTCGCGCCAGCGCGATGATCGAGTCACTGCGTGGCATGGGCTACACAACCGGATCGGCCATTGCTGACGTCATCGACAACAGTATTTCTGCGGGGGCAACCCTCATCCAGCTCGATTTCGGATGGCACGGAAAGGACTCGTTCATCCGCATATCCGACAACGGGCACGGATTGACTGCGGAAGAGCTGGACCAAGCCATGGTTCTCGGCTCGACGAACCCTCTGGAATCCCGGTCGACAAGCGATCTTGGGCGCTTCGGCATGGGGCTCAAGACAGCATCCCTATCGCAATGCCGTCGCCTCACTGTGGCGGCAAAAGTGGACACGGAGGTGAACTACCGCTGCTGGGATCTGGATGTGCTCGCCACGAGCACTGGGGACGATTGGACTCTGCTGCTGGAACCATTCCCGTCATCCAGAGGGCTATGCCAAGAAACGCTGGAGAGCGGGTTTGCCACCGTGGTCCTCTGGGAGGGCCTGGACAGGGTAGTCACTCCGGGGTTCCAGGAGCGGGACTTCTTCGACCTGATCGATGAAGTGGAGCGTCACCTCGCCATGACGTTTCATCGGTTTCTCGAAGGGCAGAGCCCTCAGGTACGCCTGTACATCAATGGGAACACGCAGAACGAACGCGTGCGCCCGTGGGATCCGTTCATGCGCGCGCACGATGCAACGATGGCCACGCCGGTGGAGATCCTGCACGGTGGTGTTGCTGTGCAAGGTTACGTACTGCCCCACCGCGACAAAATGAGCAATGCTGAGTTCGAGGCGGGCTCGGGGCCAGCTGGCTGGGTCTCCCGACAGGGGTTCTATGTCTACCGCGGGAATCGCCTTCTTGTGACAGGAAGCTGGCTGGGTCTCGGCGAAGGGAGGCCATGGCCCAAGGATGACCTCCACCGGTTGGCCCGCATCAGCTTGGACCTACCGAATACTCTCGACCATGAGTGGCGGATCGATATCAAGAAGTCGACAGCTCGGCCCCCTGTCCATCTTCGCAGTCGGCTGGTTGAGCTCGCAAAATCGGTACGTGCGGATGCACGACGCGTGTTCACTCATCGAGGTGAAGTGCGATCCGATGGAGAGGCGCGGACGATCACCCCCGCTTGGATGGTTTCCGCATCCACGGTCGGTGCCCGGTACCGCATCGACGAAGCGCATCCTGTCATTGCCAGGATTCTGGAAGAATCGGGCCCATACGCCGGCCGCATCCGTCAGATGCTGCGCGTGATCGAAGAAACCGTGCCTGTCCAGCGTATCTGGTTGGATTCAGCCGAGACGGTCGACAAGGAGCCCTCCACCATCGACGATGGGGTTCCGGATGATCTGATGGATCTCCTGCGAGAGGAATATCGGAGCCTGATCACTTCGAAGGGATTTTCTCCGGATCAAGCCCGACGCCAGCTTTCAAGCACAGCACCATTCCACCGATTTCCCAAGGCCATCGCACTGCTTGGGGACAACCGGCAGCACAACGCGGGAGCAACGCCGTGA